In Solanum stenotomum isolate F172 unplaced genomic scaffold, ASM1918654v1 scaffold15910, whole genome shotgun sequence, one genomic interval encodes:
- the LOC125850301 gene encoding LRR receptor-like serine/threonine-protein kinase GSO1 — protein sequence MLNGHVIGLDLSCSLLKGTIHPNSSLFQLHHLQTLNLAYNNFSTSSIPHNIGRLTNLRNLNLSYSYFDGKIPTEISYLSNLVSLDLTPPYKLKLGFNALLKGVLPKIHPSSTLLELDISYTGISGELPHSIGTLSSLNILYFHGCDFSGHIPNSIGNLTQIRELILSDNRFAGHIPSTISKLKHLTHLVLESNSFSGEIPDVFSNLQELRYLDLYSNSFIGSFPSTILNVIHLQYLDLSSNSLSGSLPSNANMFPKLTELDLSYNSLNGTIPSWVFSLPLLTSLSLQNNQFSGLADELKKNPTLEDLFLSNNQLSGSFPQSLANLTNLFTLDISSNNITGDAGINITFPSLEKVFLSSCELRDFPHFLRNVKTLMVLDISNNKIRGQIRNWFSGMREFFPLPNSLEMLKLSGNDLLKGVFPKIHPSNTLLELDLSSTSISGELPDSVGTLSSLNILDLYACQFSGFIPDSIGNLTQIRELWFSGNRFTGHIPYTISKLKHLTHLYLSDNSFGGAIPHVFSNLQELVELDLSNNNFTGPCPSSILSLTSLQYLDLSHNSLNGTIHSWGSLPSCICNLSSLRILDLSRNNFSNSIPNCLHIMAKLTVLDLRSNNFSGSLPLLCTQSTSLTTIVLNGNQFEGSVPASLHNCVGLKVLDLGNNAINDTFPARLGTLEELQVLILKSNKFHGPISSWQKFCFPRLRIFDLSHNAFNGSLPADFFRNFKAMTKNGTDKGYITYMETAVFRSFLESKISTIMIAIDLSSNHFEGVIPKTLKDLSSLWLLNLSHNNLKGDIPLELGHLNMLEALDLSWNRLTGMIPQELTAMNFLEFLNLSQNHLVGRIPHGSHFNTFENDSYGGNLDLCGPPLSKQCGTSDRSHVPQSLEEEAEEDESYFLRGFTWE from the exons ATGTTAAACGGTCATGTTATCGGGTTGGACCTTAGTTGCAGTCTGCTAAAAGGAACTATTCATCCGAACAGCAGCCTCTTCCaacttcatcatcttcaaacACTAAACCTTGCTTACAATAACTTTTCAACTTCTTCAATCCCACATAACATTGGTCGATTGACGAATTTGAGGAATCTCAACCTTTCTTATTCTTACTTTGATGGAAAAATCCCAACAGAAATCTCATACCTTTCCAATTTAGTTTCACTTGATCTTACTCCTCCTTATAA GCTCAAATTGGGTTTCAATGCTCTTCTCAAAGGAGTTTTACCAAAGATCCACCCGAGCAGTACTCTGTTGGAGTTGGATATTTCATACACAGGAATCTCCGGTGAGCTGCCTCATTCAATTGGCACATTGAGTTCCTTGAATATCTTGTACttccatggatgtgacttttcTGGTCACATTCCTAATTCCATTGGCAATCTTACACAAATTAGGGAGTTGATTTTATCTGATAATCGTTTCGCTGGCCACATTCCTTCCACAATCTCTAAATTGAAGCACCTCACACATTTAGTTCTTGAGTCCAATTCCTTTTCAGGTGAAATTCCAGATGTTTTCTCTAATCTCCAAGAGCTACGTTATTTAGATCTTTATAGTAACAGCTTCATCGGTTCGTTTCCTTCTACAATTTTAAACGTGATACATCTTCAATACTTAGACTTATCGAGTAATTCCCTATCTGGCTCACTGCCCAGCAACGCAAACATGTTTCCAAAGCTAACCGAGCTGGATTTGTCATACAACTCACTGAATGGTACCATACCATCTTGGGTGTTTAGCCTCCCTCTGCTAACATCACTGTCGCtccaaaataatcaatttagtGGACTAGCCGATGAGCTCAAAAAAAACCCAACATTAGAAGACCTGTTTTTAAGCAATAATCAACTCAGTGGTTCTTTTCCTCAATCACTTGCGAATCTCACAAACCTTTTTACCCTTGACATTTCATCAAATAACATCACGGGTGATGCGGGAATAAATATCACCTTTCCTAGCCTAGAAAAAGTGTTCTTATCATCTTGTGAATTGAGGGATTTTCCACACTTCTTGAGAAATGTAAAGACACTTATGGTCTTGGATATTTCTAACAATAAGATTCGTGGTCAAATCCGTAACTGGTTTAGCGGCATGAG AGAGTTTTTTCCTCTTCCAAACAGCTTGGAAATGCTTAAATTGAGTGGGAATGATCTTCTCAAAGGAGTTTTTCCAAAGATCCACCCGAGCAACACTCTGTTGGAGTTGGATCTTTCAAGCACAAGCATATCCGGTGAGCTGCCTGATTCAGTTGGCACCTTGAGTTCTTTGAATATCTTGGACCTCTATGCATGCCAATTCTCTGGTTTCATTCCTGATTCCATTGGCAACCTAACACAAATTAGGGAGTTATGGTTTTCGGGTAATCGTTTCACTGGCCATATTCCTTACACAATCTCTAAATTGAAGCACCTCACACATTTATATCTATCTGACAACTCCTTTGGAGGAGCAATTCCCCATGTTTTCTCCAACCTCCAAGAGCTAGTTGAATTGGATCTTTCTAATAACAACTTCACCGGTCCATGTCCCTCTTCAATTTTAAGCTTGACAAGTCTTCAATACTTAGATTTGTCTCACAACTCACTGAATGGCACAATACACTCTTGG GGTTCACTACCTTCATGCATATGTAACCTAAGCAGCCTTAGAATTCTGGATTTATCACGCAACAACTTCAGTAACTCGATTCCAAATTGCTTGCATATCATGGCTAAGCTAACGGTCTTGGACTTAAGAAGTAACAATTTCAGTGGGAGTCTTCCACTTTTATGTACTCAAAGCACTTCATTGACGACCATTGTCTTGAATGGCAATCAATTTGAAGGATCTGTCCCTGCGTCGTTACACAACTGTGTTGGTTTAAAAGTTCTTGATTTGGGGAACAACGctataaatgacacatttccaGCTAGGCTAGGAACTCTTGAAGAGCTGCAAGTCCTTATATTAAAGTCGAACAAGTTCCATGGACCTATAAGTTCTTGGCAGAAGTTTTGCTTTCCTAGGTTGCGGATTTTTGATCTCTCTCATAATGCGTTCAATGGCTCACTGCCTGCAGATTTTTTTAGAAACTTCAAGGCAATGACAAAAAATGGCACAGACAAAGGTTACATTACATATATGGAAACAGCAGTTTTCAGATCATTCCTTGAGTCA AAAATCAGCACAATTATGATAGCCATAGATCTCTCAAGCAACCATTTTGAAGGTGTCATTCCAAAAACACTAAAGGATCTCAGCTCACTTTGGCTACTCAATTTATCCCATAACAATCTCAAAGGTGATATTCCATTGGAACTGGGgcacttgaatatgcttgaagCGTTAGATCTCTCTTGGAATCGGCTCACTGGAATGATTCCACAGGAATTGACAGCAATGAACTTTTTGGAGTTCTTAAACCTCTCTCAAAATCATCTCGTTGGACGCATTCCTCACGGTTCACACTTCAACACATTTGAAAATGACTCGTATGGTGGCAACCTTGATTTATGTGGTCCTCCTTTGTCAAAGCAATGTGGAACGAGTGATCGCTCGCATGTTCCTCAATCACTGGAGGAAGAAGCAGAAGAAGATGAGTCATATTTCTTAAGAGGATTTACGTGGGAATAA
- the LOC125850304 gene encoding receptor-like protein 9DC3: MVGLSVLDLRRNNFTGSLPPFCAQSNSLRTIVLNGNRFEGTVPMSLLKCDGLEVLDMGNNVINDTFPTWLGTLQELQVLILMSNKFHGPISTRLKFGFPVLRIFDLSHNEFGGSLPAEVFENFKGMIKTDDRDKGEIEYMQPQSYIGFSNVMYEVSVRLVITNQEIQLEKITTIMTTIDLSSNHFEGVIPKTLKDLNSLWLLNLSHNNLKGDIPMELVKLNMLEALDLSWNRLTGKIPQEFTRMNFLSFLNLSQNLLVGRIPQGSQFSTFENDSYGGNLDLCGPPLSKQCGTSDRSHVPQSLEEEAEENESYFFSGFTWESVVIGYCFGLVVGTIMWSLMFNYRKPKWFVEFFDGIMPHKRRRPKKRRLRRQT, translated from the exons ATGGTTGGGCTATCTGTGCTAGACTTAAGAAGAAATAATTTCACTGGGAGTCTTCCACCATTTTGTGCGCAGAGCAATTCATTGAGAACCATTGTCTTGAATGGTAATCGTTTTGAAGGAACTGTCCCGATGTCGTTGCTCAAGTGTGATGGTCTAGAAGTCCTTGATATGGGGAACAATGTTATAAATGACACGTTTCCAACTTGGCTCGGAACTCTTCAAGAGCTGCAGGTCCTTATATTAATGTCGAACAAGTTCCATGGACCTATAAGTACTAGGCTGAAGTTTGGTTTCCCCGTGTTACGGATTTTTGATCTCTCTCATAATGAGTTTGGTGGCTCACTGCCTGCAGAAGTTTTTGAAAACTTCAAAGGAATGATCAAAACAGATGACAGAGACAAAGGTGAGATTGAATATATGCAACCACAGTCTTACATCGGATTTAGTAATGTAATGTATGAGGTTTCAGTGAGGTTGGTGATCACAAACCAGGAAATTCAGCTAGAAAAAATCACCACAATTATGACAACCATAGATCTCTCAAGCAACCATTTTGAAGGTGTCATTCCGAAAACACTAAAGGATCTCAACTCACTTTGGCTACTCAATTTATCTCATAACAATCTTAAAGGAGATATTCCAATGGAACTGGTGAAATTGAATATGCTTGAAGCGTTAGATCTCTCTTGGAATCGGCTCACTGGAAAGATTCCACAGGAATTCACAAGAATGAACTTTCTGTCATTCTTAAACCTCTCTCAAAATCTCCTTGTTGGACGCATTCCTCAAG GTTCACAATTCAGCACATTTGAAAATGACTCGTATGGTGGCAACCTTGATTTATGTGGTCCTCCTTTGTCAAAGCAATGTGGAACGAGTGATCGCTCGCATGTTCCTCAATCACTGGAGGAAGAAGCAGAAGAAAATgagtcatatttttttagtgGATTTACCTGGGAATCAGTAGTAATAGGCTACTGTTTTGGACTAGTTGTTGGAACAATCATGTGGAGCCTCATGTTTAATTATCGTAAGCCAAAATGGTTTGTGGAATTCTTTGACGGCATCATGCCCCACAAAAGGAGAAGGCCAAAGAAGAGAAGGCTGAGACGGCAGACGTAA